In Jejubacter calystegiae, the following are encoded in one genomic region:
- the rne gene encoding ribonuclease E → MKRMLINATQQEELRVALVDGQRLYDLDIESPGHEQKKANIYKGKITRIEPSLEAAFVDYGAERHGFLPLKEISREYFPSNYSAHGRPNIKDVLREGQEVIVQIDKEERGNKGAALTTFISLAGSYLVLMPNNPRAGGISRRIEGDDRTELKEALASLEVPDGMGLIVRTAGVGKSAEALQWDLSFRLKHWEAIKKAAESRPAPFLIHQESNVIVRAFRDYLRQDIGEILIDNPKVLELARQHIAALGRPDFSSKIKLYTGEIPLFSHYQIESQIESAFQREVRLPSGGSIVIDTTEALTAIDINSARATRGGDIEETAFNTNLEAADEIARQLRLRDLGGLIVIDFIDMTPVRHQRAVENRLREAVRQDRARIQISHISRFGLLEMSRQRLSPSLGESSHHVCPRCSGTGTIRDNESLSLSILRLIEEEALKENTKEVHAIVPVPIASYLLNEKREAVHAIEKRQGGVRCVIVPSDQMQTPHYSVLRVRSGEETNTLSYKLPKLHEEEMAMPSADDFPERRAPEQPALAAFVMPEVPPLPSEPAPTAAPIQPQATAAAAVATPGLVSRLFGALKKVFAGEPEAETPAQQVEEAPKKSEGRPDRRNNNRRQNNNRRDRGDRNERGNRDSRDRDNREARDNRDNRENREENRRNRRQAQQQNADTQKTQTAADAGEGEKNREPRRERNRRRNNDEKRQTQQEAKVVEQQVEKQAETVSDATSEERKEERVQVMPRRKQRQLSQKVRITDGAEDIAMANDTQSGTEVATIPLPAVVEGETAKAAEKPEEQRSEAGEENTDGRNENNAGMPRRSRRSPRHLRVSGQRRRRYRDERYPSQSPMPIATGCASPELASGKVWISYPVNRAQEQELPEQHTHSDQPIIPPVHPQSETDAQPQAVVPEQPIVKTEHPEAIATPVDEAPQLIAERDEATAERIAEEAIPAEEHEPPMTAGGKPAKIVPRQDEVPAPVAEPQPEIVEPSEVIAQAEAEEQPQVEELPEAVVEPQSPVEEQPQAEPQPQVEETAEPAPEVQAEPEVQVASQPVATSVEETASRHASAPMSRAPAPTWVPEPPRHSDWVRPAFNFSGKGSAGGHSATHQATAPAGKPQQ, encoded by the coding sequence ATGAAAAGAATGTTAATTAACGCAACTCAGCAGGAAGAGTTGCGTGTTGCCCTGGTCGACGGGCAGCGTCTGTACGACCTGGACATCGAAAGCCCGGGGCATGAACAGAAAAAAGCGAACATCTACAAAGGCAAGATCACCCGCATAGAACCCAGCCTGGAAGCGGCATTCGTCGACTATGGCGCCGAACGTCATGGCTTCCTTCCTCTCAAAGAGATCTCCCGCGAATACTTCCCCAGCAACTACTCTGCACATGGTCGTCCCAACATTAAGGATGTACTGCGTGAAGGTCAGGAAGTGATCGTCCAGATTGATAAAGAAGAGCGTGGCAACAAAGGGGCCGCGCTGACCACCTTTATCAGCCTGGCGGGCAGCTATCTGGTGCTGATGCCGAACAACCCTCGCGCTGGCGGCATTTCGCGCCGTATCGAAGGCGATGACCGTACCGAGCTTAAAGAGGCGCTGGCGTCTCTGGAAGTGCCGGACGGCATGGGGCTTATCGTTCGTACCGCAGGGGTCGGCAAATCCGCCGAAGCGCTGCAGTGGGACTTAAGCTTTCGCCTTAAGCACTGGGAAGCGATTAAAAAGGCCGCCGAAAGCCGCCCTGCTCCCTTCCTGATTCACCAGGAAAGCAACGTTATCGTGCGTGCATTCCGCGACTATCTGCGCCAGGATATTGGCGAGATTCTGATCGATAACCCGAAAGTGCTGGAGCTGGCGCGTCAGCATATCGCCGCGCTGGGCCGCCCCGATTTCAGCAGCAAAATCAAGCTGTATACCGGCGAAATCCCGCTGTTCAGCCATTATCAGATCGAGTCCCAGATTGAGTCCGCCTTCCAGCGCGAAGTGCGTCTGCCTTCCGGCGGCTCTATCGTTATCGATACCACCGAAGCGCTCACCGCTATCGATATCAACTCCGCACGCGCCACACGCGGCGGCGATATCGAAGAGACCGCCTTCAACACCAACCTGGAAGCGGCCGACGAGATCGCCCGCCAGCTGCGTCTGCGTGACCTTGGCGGCCTGATCGTTATCGACTTTATCGACATGACGCCGGTACGCCATCAGCGCGCCGTTGAAAACCGCCTGCGCGAAGCCGTGCGTCAGGACCGTGCCCGAATTCAGATCAGCCACATCTCCCGCTTTGGTCTGCTGGAGATGTCGCGTCAGCGTCTTAGCCCTTCCCTGGGCGAGTCCAGTCACCATGTGTGCCCACGCTGTAGCGGTACCGGCACCATCCGTGACAACGAATCACTGTCGCTCTCCATCCTGCGTCTGATCGAAGAAGAGGCGCTGAAGGAGAACACGAAAGAGGTGCACGCCATCGTTCCGGTGCCCATCGCCTCTTATCTGCTTAATGAAAAACGCGAAGCGGTTCACGCTATCGAAAAACGTCAGGGCGGCGTGCGCTGCGTCATCGTTCCGAGCGATCAGATGCAGACCCCGCACTACTCGGTACTGCGGGTACGCAGCGGCGAAGAGACCAATACGCTGAGCTACAAGCTGCCCAAGCTGCATGAAGAAGAGATGGCCATGCCGTCCGCCGATGATTTCCCGGAGCGACGCGCCCCTGAGCAACCTGCGCTGGCCGCGTTTGTGATGCCGGAGGTACCGCCTCTGCCGAGCGAGCCGGCCCCGACTGCCGCGCCTATCCAGCCTCAGGCCACGGCTGCCGCCGCTGTCGCCACGCCGGGTCTGGTTAGCCGTCTGTTCGGCGCCCTGAAGAAAGTCTTCGCCGGTGAGCCGGAAGCGGAAACCCCGGCCCAACAGGTCGAGGAAGCGCCGAAGAAATCCGAAGGCCGTCCGGATCGCCGTAACAATAACCGCCGTCAGAACAACAATCGCCGCGACCGGGGCGATCGTAACGAGCGCGGCAATCGTGACAGCCGCGATCGTGATAACCGCGAAGCTCGCGACAACCGCGACAATCGTGAAAATCGCGAGGAAAACCGCCGTAATCGCCGTCAGGCGCAGCAGCAGAATGCCGATACCCAGAAGACGCAGACTGCGGCAGATGCCGGTGAAGGCGAGAAGAACCGCGAGCCGCGTCGCGAACGCAACCGTCGCCGTAACAACGACGAGAAGCGTCAGACCCAGCAGGAAGCCAAAGTCGTAGAGCAGCAGGTGGAAAAGCAGGCCGAAACGGTCAGCGACGCCACCAGCGAAGAGCGTAAGGAAGAGCGCGTGCAGGTGATGCCGCGTCGTAAACAGCGCCAGCTGAGCCAGAAGGTCCGTATCACCGATGGCGCCGAAGACATCGCCATGGCGAATGACACCCAGTCTGGCACCGAAGTTGCGACTATTCCGTTGCCGGCCGTTGTCGAAGGCGAAACCGCGAAAGCGGCTGAAAAACCGGAAGAGCAGCGCAGTGAGGCGGGTGAGGAAAATACCGACGGCCGCAACGAGAATAACGCAGGTATGCCGCGTCGTTCTCGTCGTTCTCCGCGTCATCTGCGGGTTAGCGGCCAGCGTCGTCGCCGTTATCGTGACGAACGTTACCCGAGCCAGTCGCCGATGCCGATCGCCACAGGCTGCGCTTCTCCGGAGCTGGCATCCGGTAAGGTATGGATCAGCTATCCGGTGAACCGCGCTCAGGAGCAGGAGCTGCCGGAACAGCATACCCATTCCGATCAGCCGATTATCCCGCCGGTTCATCCGCAGAGCGAAACCGATGCGCAGCCGCAGGCTGTCGTACCAGAGCAGCCGATCGTGAAGACCGAGCATCCGGAAGCGATCGCTACCCCGGTGGACGAAGCGCCGCAGCTGATTGCCGAACGCGATGAAGCGACCGCTGAGCGGATTGCCGAAGAGGCTATTCCGGCTGAAGAACACGAGCCGCCGATGACGGCGGGTGGTAAACCTGCGAAGATCGTACCGCGTCAGGACGAAGTGCCTGCGCCGGTTGCAGAGCCGCAGCCGGAAATCGTCGAGCCGTCTGAAGTTATCGCTCAGGCCGAGGCTGAAGAGCAGCCTCAGGTTGAAGAGCTGCCGGAAGCCGTTGTCGAACCGCAGTCTCCGGTTGAAGAGCAGCCGCAGGCAGAACCGCAGCCGCAGGTTGAGGAAACCGCCGAGCCGGCGCCGGAAGTTCAGGCAGAACCAGAGGTTCAGGTAGCCTCACAGCCTGTCGCCACATCGGTAGAGGAGACGGCAAGCCGTCACGCCAGCGCTCCAATGAGCCGCGCACCGGCCCCGACCTGGGTGCCAGAGCCGCCGCGTCACAGCGACTGGGTGCGTCCAGCCTTTAACTTTAGCGGTAAGGGCTCTGCGGGTGGCCATAGCGCTACCCATCAGGCTACCGCCCCGGCGGGTAAACCGCAGCAGTAA
- the rluC gene encoding 23S rRNA pseudouridine(955/2504/2580) synthase RluC, producing MKTETPSVKIVAISADEAGQRIDNFLRTQLKGVPKSMIYRILRKGEVRVNKKRIKPEYKLAAGDEVRIPPVRVAEREEAALSPHLDKVAALNDAIIYEDEHILVLNKPSGTAVHGGSGLSFGVIEGLRALRPEARFLELVHRLDRDTSGVLLVAKKRSALRSLHEQLREKGMQKDYLALVRGHWQSHVKAVRAPLLKNMLQSGERIVRVSQEGKPSETRFKVEERYAFATLVRCSPVTGRTHQIRVHTLHAGHPIAFDDRYGDRDFDRQLGDTGLNRLFLHAAALRFTHPKSGEVMRVEAPMDEQLRHCLKVLRRGA from the coding sequence ATGAAAACAGAGACGCCATCCGTAAAAATAGTTGCCATCTCCGCCGATGAAGCGGGGCAACGTATCGATAATTTTTTGCGCACCCAGCTTAAAGGGGTGCCGAAGAGCATGATCTACCGCATTTTGCGTAAAGGTGAGGTGCGGGTAAATAAGAAACGTATTAAGCCGGAATATAAGCTGGCGGCGGGGGATGAGGTTCGCATTCCGCCGGTGCGCGTGGCGGAACGCGAAGAGGCGGCGCTGTCGCCGCATCTGGATAAAGTGGCCGCGCTTAACGACGCCATTATTTATGAAGATGAACATATTCTGGTGTTGAATAAGCCGTCGGGAACTGCGGTGCACGGCGGCAGCGGTTTGAGCTTCGGCGTGATCGAAGGGCTGCGGGCGCTGCGTCCGGAAGCCCGTTTCCTGGAGTTGGTGCACCGCCTTGACAGGGATACCTCCGGCGTACTGCTGGTAGCCAAGAAGCGGTCCGCGCTGCGTTCGCTGCATGAGCAACTGCGCGAAAAGGGGATGCAGAAGGATTACCTGGCGCTGGTTCGCGGCCACTGGCAGTCCCACGTTAAGGCGGTGCGGGCCCCGTTGCTGAAGAACATGCTGCAGAGCGGTGAGCGTATCGTGCGGGTCAGTCAGGAGGGCAAGCCGTCGGAAACTCGCTTTAAGGTGGAAGAGCGCTATGCGTTTGCTACCCTGGTGCGCTGTAGCCCGGTGACCGGACGTACCCACCAGATTCGCGTTCACACGCTGCATGCAGGGCATCCTATTGCCTTTGACGATCGCTATGGCGATCGCGACTTCGACAGGCAGTTAGGGGATACCGGGTTGAATCGTCTGTTTCTGCACGCCGCGGCGCTGCGTTTCACGCATCCGAAGAGCGGTGAAGTGATGCGGGTAGAGGCGCCGATGGATGAGCAACTCCGACATTGCCTGAAGGTGCTGCGGCGCGGCGCCTGA
- a CDS encoding Maf family protein, with product MSSVVLASTSPFRRMLLEKLGIPFISAAPEVDETPVPGESARQLVTRLAQAKAQALAERYPEHLIIGSDQVCVLDGEIAGKPHTTERAMAQLKQASGHIVTFYTGLALYNSANGQLQIECEPFDVHFRHLTEAEIQRYVEREQPLNCAGSFKSEGLGIALFEKLDGRDPNTLVGLPLIALCRMLINEGRNPLG from the coding sequence ATGTCATCCGTCGTGCTTGCCTCCACCTCCCCGTTTCGCCGAATGCTGCTGGAAAAACTGGGCATCCCCTTTATTAGCGCCGCTCCCGAGGTCGATGAAACGCCAGTGCCTGGCGAATCGGCCCGTCAGTTGGTGACCCGACTGGCGCAGGCCAAGGCTCAGGCGCTGGCGGAACGCTATCCTGAGCATCTGATTATCGGCTCCGACCAGGTGTGCGTGCTGGACGGTGAAATCGCCGGTAAGCCCCACACTACCGAACGGGCCATGGCGCAGTTGAAGCAGGCCAGCGGCCATATTGTGACCTTCTATACCGGTCTGGCGCTCTATAACAGCGCTAACGGCCAGTTGCAAATCGAGTGCGAGCCTTTCGACGTACACTTTCGTCATCTGACGGAAGCGGAGATTCAGCGCTATGTGGAACGGGAGCAGCCCCTGAACTGTGCGGGGAGCTTTAAAAGCGAGGGGCTGGGAATTGCGCTGTTCGAAAAACTGGACGGTCGGGATCCCAATACCCTGGTGGGACTGCCGCTGATTGCGCTGTGTCGGATGCTAATTAATGAGGGGCGCAACCCGCTGGGCTGA
- the yceD gene encoding 23S rRNA accumulation protein YceD produces the protein MQKVKLPLTLDPVRTAQKRLDYLGIYTPEQAERVAESVVSVDSDVECAMSFAIDSQRLAVITGHADVTVTLSCQRCGQPFTHQVHATWCFSPVVNDEQAEALPEAYDPIEVNEFGEIDLRALVEDEIILSLPVVPVHDSEHCEVSEADMVFGELPDEAQKPNPFAVLASLKRK, from the coding sequence ATGCAAAAGGTAAAATTACCCCTGACTCTGGATCCGGTTCGTACCGCTCAGAAACGCCTCGACTATCTTGGCATCTACACGCCTGAACAGGCGGAGCGTGTGGCCGAATCCGTCGTCAGTGTGGACAGTGATGTTGAATGTGCGATGTCGTTTGCTATCGACAGCCAGCGCCTTGCCGTTATCACCGGCCATGCCGATGTTACGGTAACGCTAAGCTGCCAGCGCTGCGGCCAGCCGTTTACGCATCAGGTTCACGCGACCTGGTGTTTCAGCCCGGTTGTTAACGACGAACAGGCCGAAGCACTGCCGGAAGCGTACGATCCGATTGAGGTTAACGAATTCGGTGAAATCGATCTGCGGGCATTGGTAGAAGATGAAATCATCCTCTCCCTGCCGGTGGTTCCGGTGCATGATTCTGAACACTGTGAAGTGTCCGAGGCGGACATGGTCTTTGGTGAACTGCCTGATGAGGCGCAAAAGCCAAACCCATTTGCCGTATTAGCCAGTTTAAAGCGTAAGTAA
- the rpmF gene encoding 50S ribosomal protein L32, translated as MAVQQNKPTRSKRGMRRSHDALTTATVSVDKTSGETHLRHHVTADGFYRGRKVIAK; from the coding sequence ATGGCCGTACAACAGAATAAACCAACCCGTTCCAAGCGTGGCATGCGTCGTTCTCACGATGCCCTGACCACCGCCACTGTGTCTGTAGACAAGACTTCCGGTGAGACTCACCTGCGTCACCATGTTACTGCCGACGGTTTCTACCGCGGCCGCAAGGTTATCGCTAAGTAA
- the plsX gene encoding phosphate acyltransferase PlsX — translation MTDLTLALDAMGGDHGPAVTVPAALQALSTNTQLHLLLVGDPDAITPLLARADFGQRSRLHIIAAESVVASDARPSQALRNSRGTSMRVALELVKEGRAQACVSAGNTGALMGLAKLLLKPLEGIERPALMSVLPNQRKGKTVVLDLGANVACDSTMLVQFAIMGSVMAEEVLGIPEPRVALLNIGEEETKGLDSIRDAAALLKTLPGLNYIGYLEANELLTGKTDVLVCDGFVGNVTLKTMEGVVRMFLSLLKSQEEKKGRSWWLRLLKHWLQKKLARRFSHLNPDQYNGACLLGLRGTVIKSHGAANQRAFEVAIEQAVQAVQRQVPQRIAACLESVLPESD, via the coding sequence TTGACCGATCTAACGCTGGCGTTAGATGCCATGGGCGGGGATCATGGCCCCGCCGTTACAGTGCCTGCAGCCCTGCAGGCACTGAGTACTAATACTCAACTGCACCTTCTGCTTGTCGGTGACCCCGACGCCATCACGCCATTACTTGCCAGAGCCGATTTCGGGCAGCGTTCGCGTCTGCATATTATTGCGGCGGAATCGGTTGTGGCCAGTGATGCACGCCCTTCGCAGGCTCTGCGCAACAGTCGCGGAACTTCTATGCGAGTGGCGCTGGAACTGGTTAAAGAGGGCAGAGCGCAGGCCTGCGTCAGTGCCGGGAATACCGGTGCGCTGATGGGCCTGGCTAAATTATTGCTTAAGCCGCTGGAGGGGATCGAGCGGCCGGCGTTGATGTCGGTATTGCCGAATCAGCGTAAAGGTAAAACGGTGGTGTTGGATTTGGGCGCGAATGTCGCCTGCGACAGTACCATGCTGGTACAGTTCGCCATCATGGGGTCCGTGATGGCTGAAGAGGTACTGGGGATCCCTGAGCCAAGAGTGGCGTTGCTGAACATCGGTGAAGAAGAGACTAAGGGTCTCGATAGCATTCGCGATGCAGCGGCGCTGTTAAAAACCCTGCCCGGGCTGAACTATATTGGCTATCTTGAAGCTAACGAGCTACTGACGGGAAAGACCGACGTGCTGGTTTGTGACGGCTTTGTCGGAAACGTTACGCTCAAGACGATGGAAGGTGTTGTCAGAATGTTTCTCTCTCTGCTGAAATCGCAGGAAGAGAAGAAAGGGCGGTCGTGGTGGCTGCGTTTGCTTAAGCATTGGTTACAAAAGAAGCTGGCAAGGCGATTCAGTCACCTCAACCCCGACCAGTATAATGGCGCCTGTCTGTTAGGATTGCGCGGCACCGTGATTAAGAGCCATGGTGCGGCCAATCAGCGAGCGTTTGAGGTCGCGATTGAACAGGCAGTGCAGGCGGTGCAGCGGCAGGTTCCTCAGCGAATCGCCGCTTGCCTGGAATCTGTATTACCCGAGAGTGACTGA
- a CDS encoding beta-ketoacyl-ACP synthase III: MYTKIIGTGSYLPGQVRTNADLEKMVETSDEWIVTRTGIRERRIAAADETVATMGHQAALRALEMAGVNKEEIDLIIVATTSSTHAFPSAACQIQAMLEIKGCPAFDVAAACAGFTYALSIADQYVKNGAAKRALVIGSDVLARTCDPADRGTIIIFGDGAGAVVLGASEEPGIISTHLHADGSYGSLLALPNVDRVNPENPIYLTMAGNEVFKVAVTELAHIVDETLKANNLDRSDLDWLVPHQANLRIIGATAKKLGMSMDNVVVTLDRHGNTSAASVPAALDEAVRDGRIKPGQLLLLEAFGGGFTWGSALVRF; encoded by the coding sequence ATGTATACAAAGATTATAGGCACCGGCAGCTACCTGCCCGGCCAGGTGCGTACTAACGCCGATCTGGAAAAAATGGTGGAGACTTCCGACGAGTGGATTGTCACCCGTACGGGTATTCGTGAACGTCGTATCGCCGCCGCTGACGAAACCGTGGCGACTATGGGTCATCAGGCCGCATTGCGCGCCCTTGAGATGGCTGGCGTTAACAAAGAAGAGATCGACCTGATTATTGTCGCCACCACCTCTTCCACCCATGCATTTCCCAGCGCGGCCTGCCAGATTCAGGCGATGCTGGAGATTAAAGGCTGCCCGGCTTTTGACGTAGCTGCAGCCTGCGCAGGCTTTACTTATGCGCTGAGCATTGCCGATCAGTATGTGAAAAACGGCGCGGCGAAGCGTGCGCTGGTGATCGGCTCAGACGTGCTGGCGCGTACCTGCGATCCAGCCGATCGCGGCACGATTATTATCTTCGGCGACGGCGCGGGTGCCGTGGTGCTTGGCGCCTCTGAAGAGCCTGGCATCATCTCTACTCACCTGCATGCCGATGGCAGCTACGGTTCACTACTGGCCCTGCCTAACGTCGATCGCGTGAATCCGGAAAACCCGATTTATCTCACCATGGCGGGTAACGAAGTCTTCAAAGTTGCCGTGACCGAGTTGGCCCATATCGTTGATGAGACGCTGAAGGCCAACAATCTTGACCGTAGCGATCTCGACTGGCTGGTTCCGCACCAGGCTAACCTGCGTATTATTGGCGCGACGGCCAAAAAGCTCGGTATGTCGATGGATAACGTGGTGGTTACGCTCGACCGACACGGCAATACCTCTGCGGCATCAGTGCCTGCGGCGCTGGACGAAGCCGTTCGCGACGGGCGAATCAAACCCGGTCAGCTGCTGCTGCTTGAAGCGTTCGGCGGTGGCTTTACCTGGGGCTCGGCACTGGTTCGTTTTTGA